CCACGCCGGCGGTGCGGGCCGCGGCGGTGACCTCCAGGCCGATCCAGCCCGCGCCGACCACCACCAGCCGCTCGACCTCGGCCAGCGTGCGCTTGATGCGGTCGGAGTCCTCGACGCGCCGCAGGTGCAGCACGCCCTCGGCGTCGATGCCCGGCACCGGCAGCGAGCGGGGGTGCGCACCCGTGGCCAGCAGCAGCTTGTCGTAGTCGAGGCGGGTGCCGTCGGCCAGCTCGACCTGCCGCAACGACCGGTCGATCCGCTGCACCGGCACGCCGAGCTGCAGGTCCACCCGGTTCTCGGCGTACCAGCCCTCGTCGTGCACGTGGGCCGCCTCGAACGCCATCCCGCCCGCCAGGTAGCCCTTGGACAGCGGCGGCCGCTCGTACGGGCGGTGCGGTTCGTCGCCGACCAGGGCGATCCGCCCGTCGAAGCCCTGCCTGCGCAGCGCCTCCGCGCCCTTGGCGCCGGCCAGCCCGGCGCCGACGATCACGAACCTCTCCGAGTCCCCCACGACGACCTCGCTCCCCACCGGTTCCCGCTCGCACCGAGCGTCCGTCCGGGCACCCCGCCGAGCAACCGGGAGGAAGGGGTGAAGGGCACCTTCCGCCCACCGGGTTGGGGGAAGGTGCCCTTCACGCGTCACCTGTTCGGGTGGAGGACCCTGGCGTCAGCGGACCGCGTCGAGGGCGTCGACGAGGCCCGCGCCGTAGAAGCCCGCGCCGGTGGCGCCGCCCGCGCACACCGCGTCCGGCTTGCCGTCACCGTCCGGGTCGTAGTTCTCCGGGCAAGCCAGGGCGTCCGCCTGGTTGGCCAGCGCGCCGATCGTCTGCGGGCCGTTCCACTCCGGGTGGGTGCTGCGCAGCAGCGCCACCACGCCCACCGCGTGCGGCCCGGCCATCGAGGTGCCCTGCATCCAGCCCCAGCCGCCGCCGGGCACCGTGGACAGCACCCGGCCGTTCTGCGACGGCGTGTCCGGGACCTGGTCCTTGTCGCCGCCCGGGGCGGTCACGGTGATGGACCCCAGCCCGTAGTTGGAGTAGTACGACTTCACCGAGTCGACGCCCACCGCGGACACCGACACCACACCGGGCAGCTCGCCCGGCAGCACGTGGCACTCGTGCCCGGTCCAGCGGTCCTGCGTCGGGCCGCCGTTGTTCGGGCTCTCGGTGTCGTGGATCGGCTTGGACAGGTCCCAGTTGCTGTTGCCCGCGGAGGTCACGGTCACGACGTCCTTGCTGGTGGCGTAGTCGACCGCCCGGCGCACCGCCTCCGCCGCGGCCCGCTGGTCCGGGTCGCTGTCGCACCACAGGTACCAGGGGTCGACGAAGTAGGAGTTGTTGGTGACGTCGAACCCGTGCTCAGCGGCCCAGATGAAACCGCAGATGGCGTACTCGGGGTAGATGAACCCGTCGTCGTCGATCACCCGCACCGAGGCCAGTGTGACGTCCGGGGCCACGCCGGTGACGCCGAGGCCGTTGCGGGCCGCGGCGATGGTCCCGGCCACGTGCGTGCCGTGGCTCTGCGTCTCGTCCTGCGGCTGCCAGGCCTCCTGGCGGGTGTCCGGGACGCCCTCGTCGACGCAGCTCACCGACTTCGACACGTCCAGGTTCGGCACCAGGTCGGGGTGCGTCGGGTCGATGCCGAAGTCCAGCACGCCGACGGTGACGTCCTCGCTGCCCCGGGAGATCGCGTGCGCCTGGTCGACGCCGATCTGCCGCATGTCCCACTGCTCGGGCTCCAGCGGCTCCTGGCCGGCCTGCGCGGTGACCGCGGGGGCGGCCGTCGTGCCCTCCAGCGTCTCCAGCCGCGTGGACTGCTCGGGCGGGAGCTGTTCGGCCAGGTTGCGGGTGTTGCCCGCCTGCTCGACCGCGGGCAGTCCGCGCACCGCCTCGGCGAACGCCGGGTCGGTGGAGGTCGCCACCACGACCCCGATCTGCGGCCAGCTCTGCACCACGGCACCGCCGGCCGCGCGGACCGATTCCTCGGTCTGCGCCAGGCCGTCACCGGTCGGGCCGATGACGACGAAGTGCGCGGGTGCGGCGTCGCTCGCGGGCGCGGTGGCGGCCGTGCTGACGACGCCCGCCGGCACCAGCAGCGCCAGCGCGAGGGCAGAACCGGCGATGCGCGCAGTTCTGCCCTTCAATCTTCTGCGTGACACGTGTCCCTCCTGAAGAGACAGAATGTGATCCTCCCAGTGCTGTTCGTCGGATTCTGCGCCTGATCTGGGGATGCGCGGTAGGGCGGAACGGAGCAATTCCCTAGCCGAGAGTGAGCTGTACGGCACGCCTCGGGCGGCTGCGCGACGCGGGACCTCGGACTTAGAGTCGGCTGGTGTCGGTCGTAGATCTGCAACTCGCCCAGCCCGAACCCACTCCGAGCGATTCGGCCATGCGCCGGGCGCTCCGCAGAGCCACCGACGGTGCCTCGCTGGACGCCACCGAGGCCGCCGTGCTGCTCCACGCCCGCGGTGACGACCTGGAGAGACTGCTGGCCGCGGCGGGCCGCGCGCGGGACGCGCACCTGCTCGCCGAAGGCCGTCCGGGTGTGGTCACGCACGCCCGCAACGTGTTCATCCCGCTGACCCGGCTGTGCCGGGACCGGTGCCACTACTGCACGTTCGCCACCGTGCCGCACCGCGTCGAGTCCGCGTTCCTGGAGCGCGAGGAGGTCGTGGAGATCGCCCGGCGCGGCGCCGAAGCGGGCTGCACCGAAGCGCTGTTCACCCTGGGCGACCGGCCCGAGGAACGCTGGTCGGCGGCCGCGGAGTGGTTGGAGGCCCGCGGCTACTCCTCCACTGTGGACTACGTCCGGGCCTGCGCGATCGCGGTGCTGGAGGAGACCGGGCTGCTGCCGCACCTGAACCCGGGCGTGCTGTCCTGGTCGGAGCTGACCAGGCTCAAGCCGGTCGCGGCGAGCATGGGCATGATGCTGGAGACCACCGCCGAGCGGTTGTGGCGGGACAAGGGCGGTCCGCACTTCGGCAGCCCGGACAAGGAGCCCGCCGTCCGGTTGCGCACGCTGGAGGACGCCGGTCGCGTCGCCGTGCCGTTCACCAGCGGGATCCTCATCGGCATCGGCGAGACCCGCACCGAGCGCGCCGAGTCGCTGCTCGCGCTGCGCCGCGTCGCCCGGCAGTACGGGCACCTGCAGGAAGTCATCGTGCAGAACTTCCGGGCCAAACCGGACACCGCGATGCGGGACGTGCCCGACGCCGACCTGGAGGACCTGGCCGCCACCGTCGCGGTCGCGCGGCTGCTCATGCCGTCCGGGGTCAGCGTCCAGGCACCGCCGAACCTGGTCGGTGACCAGCAACTGCTCGTGCTGCGGGCGGGGATCGACGACTGGGGCGGTGTCTCCCCGGTGACCCCGGACCACGTCAGCCCCGAGCACCCCTGGCCGGCGCTGGACGACCTGGCCGCGACCACCGCGGAAGCCGGGTTCGAGCTCCGCGAGCGGCTCACCGCCTACCCGCGCTACGTGCGCGCCGGGCTCGCGGGCGACAGCACGCAGTGGCTCGACCTGCGGGTCGCCGGGCACGTCGCGGCGCTGGCCGACGCCGACGGCCTGCGCCGCCCGGACGCCGAGATCGTCGGCCGCGAGTGGCAGGAGCCGGACGGCGGCTTCGAGTCCATCGGCCGCACCGACCTGCACCGCAGCATCGACACCACGGGCCGCAGCGAGGACCGCCGCAGCGACTTCGACACCGTCTACGGCGACTGGGACGCGCTGCGCGCCCAGGTGCCCGCGGCGTCCGCGCCGGAGCGGCTCGACGCCGACGTGCGGGAGGGCCTCCGGCTGGCCTCCTCCGACCCGGCCGCGCTGCTCGACGAAGCGCACCACGACGCCGCGATGGCCTTGATGACCTGCGACGGAGCCGCGCTCGACGAGCTCGCCCGGATCGCCGACGACCTGCGCCGGGAGGTCGTCGGCGACGACATCACCTACGTGGTCAACCGCAACATCAACTTCTCCAACATCTGCTACGTCGGCTGCCGGTTCTGCGCCTTCGCCCAGCGCGAGCGCGACGCCGACGCCTACCGGCTCTCCCCGGAGGAGGTCGCCGACCGGGCCGACGAGGCGTGGCGGGCCGGGGCCACCGAGATCTGCATGCAGGGCGGCATCGACCCCCGGCTGCCGGTGTCCGGCTACGCCGACCTGGTGCGCGCGATCAAGGAGCGGGTGCCGGAGATGCACGTCCACGCCTTCAGCCCGATGGAGATCGTCAGCGCGGCCGCCAAGGCCGGGGTGAGCGTGGCGGACTGGCTGGCCGAGCTGAAGGAGGCCGGGCTGGGCAGCATCCCGGGCACGGCGGCGGAGATCCTCGACGACGAGGTGCGCTGGGTGCTCACCAAGGGCAAGCTGCCCGCCGCCGAGTGGGTCGAGGTCGTCACCACCGCGCACCGGCTGGGCATCCCGTCCTCGTCGACGATGATGTACGGCCACGTCGACACGCCCGAGCACTGGCTGGGGCACTTCCGGACGCTCGCCCGGGTGCAGGACGCCGCGGCCGAGCACGGAGCCGCCGGGTTCACCGAGTTCGTGCCGCTGCCGTTCGTGCACCGCAACGCGCCGATCTACCTGGCCGGGCTGGCCCGTCCGGGCCCGACCCGCCGGGACAACCGCGCGGTGCACGCGATGGCGCGCGTGCTGCTGCACGGCCGGGTCGACAACGTCCAGTGCTCCTGGGTCAAGCTCGGTGACGCCGGCACGACCGAGGTGCTGCACGGCGGGGCCAACGACGTCGGCGGCACGCTGATGGAGGAGACGATCAGCCGCATGGCCGGGTCCGAGCACGGGTCGGAGCGCAGCGTCGAGGAGCTGCACGAACTGGCCGCCCGCGCGGGACGACCCGCCCGGCAACGCACCACCACCTACGGGCGCCCCGGACGG
This region of Saccharopolyspora hordei genomic DNA includes:
- a CDS encoding S8 family peptidase; this encodes MSRRRLKGRTARIAGSALALALLVPAGVVSTAATAPASDAAPAHFVVIGPTGDGLAQTEESVRAAGGAVVQSWPQIGVVVATSTDPAFAEAVRGLPAVEQAGNTRNLAEQLPPEQSTRLETLEGTTAAPAVTAQAGQEPLEPEQWDMRQIGVDQAHAISRGSEDVTVGVLDFGIDPTHPDLVPNLDVSKSVSCVDEGVPDTRQEAWQPQDETQSHGTHVAGTIAAARNGLGVTGVAPDVTLASVRVIDDDGFIYPEYAICGFIWAAEHGFDVTNNSYFVDPWYLWCDSDPDQRAAAEAVRRAVDYATSKDVVTVTSAGNSNWDLSKPIHDTESPNNGGPTQDRWTGHECHVLPGELPGVVSVSAVGVDSVKSYYSNYGLGSITVTAPGGDKDQVPDTPSQNGRVLSTVPGGGWGWMQGTSMAGPHAVGVVALLRSTHPEWNGPQTIGALANQADALACPENYDPDGDGKPDAVCAGGATGAGFYGAGLVDALDAVR
- a CDS encoding bifunctional FO biosynthesis protein CofGH; this encodes MSVVDLQLAQPEPTPSDSAMRRALRRATDGASLDATEAAVLLHARGDDLERLLAAAGRARDAHLLAEGRPGVVTHARNVFIPLTRLCRDRCHYCTFATVPHRVESAFLEREEVVEIARRGAEAGCTEALFTLGDRPEERWSAAAEWLEARGYSSTVDYVRACAIAVLEETGLLPHLNPGVLSWSELTRLKPVAASMGMMLETTAERLWRDKGGPHFGSPDKEPAVRLRTLEDAGRVAVPFTSGILIGIGETRTERAESLLALRRVARQYGHLQEVIVQNFRAKPDTAMRDVPDADLEDLAATVAVARLLMPSGVSVQAPPNLVGDQQLLVLRAGIDDWGGVSPVTPDHVSPEHPWPALDDLAATTAEAGFELRERLTAYPRYVRAGLAGDSTQWLDLRVAGHVAALADADGLRRPDAEIVGREWQEPDGGFESIGRTDLHRSIDTTGRSEDRRSDFDTVYGDWDALRAQVPAASAPERLDADVREGLRLASSDPAALLDEAHHDAAMALMTCDGAALDELARIADDLRREVVGDDITYVVNRNINFSNICYVGCRFCAFAQRERDADAYRLSPEEVADRADEAWRAGATEICMQGGIDPRLPVSGYADLVRAIKERVPEMHVHAFSPMEIVSAAAKAGVSVADWLAELKEAGLGSIPGTAAEILDDEVRWVLTKGKLPAAEWVEVVTTAHRLGIPSSSTMMYGHVDTPEHWLGHFRTLARVQDAAAEHGAAGFTEFVPLPFVHRNAPIYLAGLARPGPTRRDNRAVHAMARVLLHGRVDNVQCSWVKLGDAGTTEVLHGGANDVGGTLMEETISRMAGSEHGSERSVEELHELAARAGRPARQRTTTYGRPGRVQLGVSPV